The following coding sequences lie in one Prevotella sp. oral taxon 299 str. F0039 genomic window:
- a CDS encoding bifunctional DNA primase/helicase, producing the protein MIEKEQILLLTQGGLNVFSHFLGFEVNLHRNFRSPFYDDRRASCHIYYDRKTSSYKFYDHGDTTYSGDCFWFVATLRNLNLKTSFPEVLETIVQELGLYSLCDGEKHSSHITSAYKKTIVPTPKADMNKCTEERPYSFEIQPFDDGLLNYWAHYGIHEDTLRRFRVRSLKRYESVSAEGKKFELYSSPTEPMFAYIGNGYVKIYRPHSPKIRFLYGGRMPATYCFGMEQIPAKGDMLFITGGEKDVLSLYAHGFNAICFNSETAQIPTSIIESLQLRFRHIILLYDADETGVREAHKQSEHLVEYKVLNLSLPLSGTKSGKDISDFFALGNGAKELKELLAKMFSDLYSQTMMMLRSCEIDYENPPDISKSVVAVNGVPLGTQDNLFCITGGEGTGKSNYVGAILAGALGEKRLPIEKTLGLEITPNPKGLAVLHYDTEQSEAQLHKNLGKTLRRASLTAVPEFCHSLYLASLSRKDRLNLIRESMDLFHHRHGGIHLVVIDGIADLIRSANDETESIAIVDELYRLAGIYNTCIICVLHFVPNGIKLRGHIGSELQRKAAGILSIEKDDNPEYSVVKALKVRDGSPLDVPMMLFGWDKAEDMHVYRGEKSKEDKEKRKTDELIAVVKEAFRNSFKLTYQELCEVLMREMEIKDRTAKKYIAYMKEQRILAQDTNGNYQKGELCRT; encoded by the coding sequence ATGATAGAAAAGGAACAGATTCTTTTGCTTACACAAGGAGGTTTGAATGTGTTTTCACATTTCCTTGGCTTTGAGGTAAACCTTCATCGCAACTTCCGAAGTCCTTTCTATGACGACAGGCGGGCTTCCTGCCATATCTACTACGACAGGAAAACTTCTTCTTACAAATTCTATGATCATGGAGATACCACCTATTCTGGGGATTGCTTCTGGTTTGTGGCAACCCTCCGTAATTTGAACCTGAAAACAAGTTTTCCCGAAGTATTGGAAACGATAGTACAAGAACTTGGATTGTATTCTTTATGTGATGGTGAAAAGCATAGCAGCCATATCACGTCAGCATATAAAAAAACTATTGTTCCCACTCCTAAGGCTGATATGAACAAGTGTACGGAAGAACGTCCATATAGTTTTGAGATACAGCCATTTGACGATGGTCTACTGAACTATTGGGCACATTATGGCATCCATGAGGATACACTCCGTCGCTTTCGTGTACGGAGTCTTAAACGCTATGAAAGTGTATCTGCTGAAGGCAAGAAGTTTGAACTTTATAGCTCACCTACGGAACCTATGTTTGCCTATATCGGAAACGGCTATGTAAAGATATACCGACCTCACAGTCCAAAAATCCGCTTTCTTTATGGTGGACGGATGCCTGCCACGTATTGCTTCGGAATGGAGCAGATTCCTGCCAAAGGAGATATGCTTTTCATTACAGGTGGTGAAAAGGATGTACTCTCATTGTATGCACACGGCTTCAATGCAATTTGTTTCAACAGTGAAACCGCACAGATACCGACAAGTATCATTGAGAGCCTTCAGCTTCGTTTTAGGCATATAATACTCTTATATGATGCGGATGAAACAGGTGTACGAGAGGCACATAAACAGTCTGAACATCTGGTGGAATACAAGGTCTTGAACCTTTCACTTCCGCTAAGTGGTACGAAGTCTGGAAAAGACATTTCTGATTTCTTTGCCTTAGGCAACGGGGCAAAGGAACTGAAAGAGCTGCTTGCCAAGATGTTCTCAGATCTATATAGCCAAACCATGATGATGTTACGTTCCTGTGAGATTGATTATGAGAATCCACCGGACATTTCCAAATCAGTAGTAGCAGTAAACGGTGTACCACTCGGCACACAGGATAATCTGTTCTGCATTACTGGAGGTGAGGGGACAGGCAAGAGCAACTATGTGGGTGCCATCCTTGCCGGAGCGTTGGGAGAAAAACGATTGCCGATAGAGAAGACCTTGGGATTAGAGATTACCCCCAATCCCAAAGGCTTGGCGGTCCTACACTATGACACGGAACAGTCCGAGGCACAGTTGCACAAGAACTTGGGTAAGACACTGCGTAGGGCTTCTTTGACGGCAGTACCAGAGTTTTGCCATTCTTTGTACCTTGCCTCTCTGTCTCGTAAGGACAGACTGAACCTTATCCGTGAGAGTATGGACTTGTTCCATCACAGGCATGGAGGCATCCACCTTGTGGTGATTGACGGAATAGCCGACTTAATACGTTCTGCCAACGATGAAACGGAAAGTATTGCTATTGTGGACGAGCTTTATCGCTTGGCAGGGATTTATAATACCTGTATCATCTGCGTGCTACACTTTGTACCTAACGGCATTAAGCTGCGCGGGCATATCGGTTCGGAACTTCAACGCAAGGCGGCAGGTATTCTCTCCATTGAGAAAGATGACAATCCCGAATACTCGGTCGTAAAAGCATTGAAAGTCCGTGATGGAAGTCCGTTGGACGTACCGATGATGCTTTTCGGCTGGGATAAGGCTGAGGACATGCACGTCTATCGTGGCGAGAAATCTAAAGAGGACAAGGAAAAGCGCAAGACTGATGAACTCATTGCCGTTGTCAAAGAAGCCTTCCGAAATTCTTTCAAGCTCACTTACCAAGAACTTTGTGAGGTTCTGATGCGCGAAATGGAAATCAAGGACAGAACTGCAAAGAAGTACATCGCCTATATGAAAGAACAACGTATCTTGGCACAAGATACCAATGGTAACTATCAAAAAGGAGAACTATGCCGTACATAG
- a CDS encoding helix-turn-helix domain-containing protein has translation MPYIDYKTEDTWQKRLFDKLISVEDKLDRLLVLQDQSVDTTVHPPLKPEYLDIIDVSKILKVEQKTIYNWVWAGKIPYLKANGRLLFLREEIDEMVRKRDGW, from the coding sequence ATGCCGTACATAGATTATAAAACCGAAGACACTTGGCAAAAACGCCTGTTCGACAAGCTGATAAGCGTCGAGGATAAACTCGACCGGCTGCTTGTCCTGCAGGATCAATCTGTTGACACAACTGTCCATCCTCCCTTGAAACCCGAATACTTGGATATCATAGATGTATCCAAGATTCTCAAAGTGGAGCAAAAGACCATCTATAATTGGGTTTGGGCAGGAAAAATTCCCTATCTTAAAGCCAATGGCAGGTTGCTTTTCCTTCGGGAAGAGATAGATGAAATGGTACGAAAGCGAGATGGCTGGTAA
- a CDS encoding Abi family protein: MRYEKKPIDTSEQVKKLCDRGLNIGDEKLASQYLYNISYYRLRAYTYPFQNNGEGANHEFLRKDISFQDVIDLYCFDRRLRSLIFNAIEKIEVALRTRIALTYSVDENDAFWFLNHELYFQHDKFIALTRNEIIDDKPVVGDLMKEVKRSNEEFIAHYYQKYSEPAFPPAWMTLEVVSMGTLSKLFFALDKNNPSSKTICRDLGLYNVDILKNWMHGLSSLRNTCAHHSRVWNRRFTIGLKFPYRTNYPFLSKQETATIRDNKLFAYLSVILYLQQIISPDSSFRKSLLSLLDKSPKLVVLKDMGFPEKWREYSLWK, from the coding sequence ATGAGGTACGAAAAGAAGCCCATAGACACTTCTGAGCAGGTTAAAAAGCTATGCGATCGAGGACTTAATATTGGAGACGAAAAACTTGCGTCCCAATATCTTTATAACATAAGTTATTATAGATTACGAGCATACACATATCCTTTTCAAAATAATGGGGAAGGTGCTAATCACGAATTTCTGAGAAAGGACATTTCTTTTCAAGATGTGATAGACCTTTATTGTTTTGATAGGCGTTTACGCTCTTTAATCTTCAATGCCATTGAAAAAATCGAGGTGGCATTAAGAACAAGAATCGCCTTAACTTATTCCGTTGATGAAAATGATGCCTTTTGGTTTCTCAATCATGAGTTATACTTTCAGCACGATAAGTTTATCGCATTGACACGCAACGAGATTATAGATGATAAACCTGTTGTAGGGGATTTAATGAAAGAGGTCAAGCGAAGTAATGAGGAATTTATAGCTCATTATTATCAAAAGTATAGCGAGCCTGCTTTTCCGCCAGCGTGGATGACCTTAGAGGTTGTTTCTATGGGAACATTGAGTAAGTTGTTCTTTGCTTTGGACAAGAATAATCCTTCTAGTAAAACAATTTGCAGAGATTTGGGACTATACAATGTCGATATTCTGAAGAATTGGATGCACGGTTTATCGTCTTTACGCAATACTTGTGCCCATCATAGTCGTGTATGGAATCGCCGTTTTACAATAGGCTTGAAGTTTCCTTATAGAACGAATTATCCTTTCTTGTCAAAGCAAGAAACTGCAACGATAAGGGACAATAAGTTGTTTGCCTACTTATCTGTAATTTTGTATTTGCAGCAAATAATCAGTCCTGATAGCTCATTTAGAAAGAGTTTGCTCAGCCTATTGGACAAATCTCCCAAATTGGTAGTTTTGAAAGACATGGGCTTTCCTGAAAAATGGAGAGAATACTCTTTGTGGAAATAA